One window of Alteriqipengyuania lutimaris genomic DNA carries:
- a CDS encoding lipopolysaccharide biosynthesis protein — MSEPGSTAPAEKPPGGTPRDDMAALARGGRTNFFGFLIRLAARIPFLLIAGRLYGDDMLGRFAAALVVIELASQVAVLGQKRGLAQQLSENDDRPPAHIVADGMTLSILTSLAFTGLLLAFPQPMFPNGANGDLSWLLVFTILPFALTEVALAACAYRYDIGATVRSRAVVEPWAISIAAGALFFVVPESGLEVAYVISIIAASVAAFMPVIRHYGLPRGWKPNPTRVFRLAVRNLPLAGADAIEWGTRKLDLAILAQFASPSQVGVYYAVQQVATLPQKLKTSFDPILGPVITAALKVGDRSAIARQVCQVGFWIVAVQAGVALALAIPGEAVMGLLGPDFVSGTGALSILLVAEVVAALAVVSESALIYIARMRNLIISIATIVFQAALTIAFMVAISDYGLPEHWRAPAAALALAIALAGASIAKSMLLGRILGETVSNFRWGLFAAAIPAAVLGWAATQVPEWLELIVGIPAILLTYGTIIWFVGFREEDRVLFRRNLAQDETAPRSS; from the coding sequence TTGAGCGAGCCCGGCTCCACCGCGCCTGCCGAAAAGCCTCCAGGAGGGACCCCGCGCGACGATATGGCCGCGCTGGCGCGAGGCGGGCGGACCAATTTCTTCGGCTTCCTGATCCGGCTGGCTGCGCGCATCCCCTTCCTGCTGATTGCCGGACGGCTCTACGGCGACGACATGCTCGGCCGGTTCGCCGCCGCGCTCGTGGTGATCGAACTGGCGAGCCAGGTGGCGGTGCTCGGCCAGAAACGCGGGCTCGCCCAGCAGTTGAGCGAGAACGACGATCGCCCGCCGGCGCATATCGTGGCCGACGGGATGACGCTCAGCATCCTTACCTCGCTGGCGTTCACCGGGCTGCTGCTCGCTTTCCCGCAGCCGATGTTTCCCAACGGCGCGAATGGCGACCTGTCGTGGTTGCTCGTCTTCACGATCCTGCCCTTCGCGCTGACCGAGGTCGCGCTGGCCGCCTGCGCCTACCGCTACGATATCGGGGCGACGGTACGCAGCCGTGCGGTGGTTGAGCCGTGGGCGATCTCGATCGCGGCGGGCGCGCTGTTCTTCGTCGTGCCCGAAAGCGGGCTTGAGGTCGCCTATGTGATCTCGATTATCGCCGCTTCGGTCGCCGCGTTCATGCCGGTGATCCGGCACTACGGCCTGCCGCGCGGCTGGAAACCGAACCCGACCCGCGTCTTCCGTCTGGCGGTGCGCAACCTGCCGCTCGCCGGTGCCGACGCGATCGAATGGGGCACGCGCAAGCTCGACCTCGCGATCCTCGCCCAGTTCGCCTCGCCCTCGCAGGTCGGCGTCTATTACGCAGTCCAGCAGGTCGCCACGCTGCCGCAGAAGCTCAAGACCAGCTTCGACCCGATCCTGGGCCCCGTCATCACTGCCGCGCTGAAGGTCGGCGACCGATCCGCCATTGCCAGGCAGGTGTGCCAAGTCGGCTTCTGGATCGTCGCGGTGCAGGCGGGCGTGGCACTGGCGCTCGCCATTCCGGGCGAGGCGGTGATGGGTCTGCTGGGGCCGGACTTCGTCAGCGGCACCGGCGCGCTGTCGATCCTGCTGGTGGCCGAAGTGGTCGCGGCGCTGGCGGTCGTCTCCGAAAGCGCGCTCATCTACATCGCGCGCATGCGCAACCTCATCATCTCGATCGCCACGATCGTCTTCCAGGCCGCGCTGACCATCGCCTTCATGGTCGCGATCAGCGATTACGGCCTGCCCGAACACTGGCGCGCGCCCGCCGCCGCGCTGGCGCTCGCGATCGCGCTGGCCGGGGCGAGCATCGCCAAGAGCATGTTGCTGGGCCGCATCCTGGGCGAAACGGTCAGCAATTTCCGCTGGGGTCTGTTCGCCGCCGCGATCCCCGCAGCAGTGCTCGGCTGGGCCGCCACGCAGGTGCCCGAGTGGCTCGAGCTGATCGT
- a CDS encoding NAD(P)H-dependent glycerol-3-phosphate dehydrogenase, giving the protein MTPEQQSVAVLGGGAWGTALAQMLASDGRDVTMWVLEADVVEDINANHRNARFLPDAQLAPTIRATGLLDEVAGAQVVLAVVPAQHLGSVLAQMPGFSGDLVICAKGIEQATGAIMSDVAAKACPRATLAALSGPTFAHEVAAGLPAAVTLACGGGEDQWERLSPVIARPAFRPYYSDDLIGAEIGGAVKNVLAIACGVVDGLALGQNARNALIARGFAEMVRFGEALGAERATLTGLCGLGDLVLTCSSTSSRNFSLGKAIGEGQSARDLMENRDTVAEGAHTAPVLQKLAHEKAIDMPIVDAVVALLDGAPAQDVVTDLLARPLTTERRPA; this is encoded by the coding sequence ATGACCCCAGAACAACAGTCCGTAGCAGTCCTCGGCGGCGGCGCATGGGGCACCGCGCTTGCGCAGATGCTCGCCTCCGACGGGCGCGACGTCACCATGTGGGTGCTGGAAGCCGACGTGGTCGAGGACATCAATGCCAACCACCGCAACGCGCGCTTCCTGCCCGATGCGCAGCTTGCGCCGACGATCCGAGCGACCGGTTTGCTCGATGAGGTCGCCGGGGCGCAGGTTGTGCTGGCGGTGGTGCCCGCACAGCACCTCGGCAGCGTGCTGGCGCAGATGCCCGGCTTCTCGGGCGATCTCGTCATCTGCGCCAAGGGTATCGAGCAGGCGACCGGCGCGATCATGAGCGACGTCGCCGCGAAAGCCTGCCCGCGCGCGACGCTCGCCGCGCTCTCGGGTCCCACTTTCGCGCACGAAGTCGCCGCCGGGCTGCCCGCCGCGGTGACGCTGGCGTGCGGCGGGGGCGAGGATCAGTGGGAGCGGTTGTCGCCCGTGATCGCCCGGCCCGCCTTCCGGCCCTATTACTCCGACGACCTGATCGGCGCCGAGATCGGCGGCGCGGTGAAGAACGTGCTCGCGATCGCCTGCGGCGTGGTCGACGGGCTGGCGCTGGGCCAGAACGCGCGCAACGCGCTGATCGCGCGCGGCTTTGCCGAAATGGTCCGCTTCGGCGAGGCGCTGGGGGCGGAGCGTGCGACGCTGACCGGCCTGTGCGGGCTGGGCGATCTGGTGCTTACCTGTTCCTCCACCTCGAGCCGCAATTTCTCGCTCGGCAAGGCGATCGGCGAGGGCCAGAGCGCGCGCGACCTGATGGAGAATCGCGACACGGTGGCCGAAGGCGCGCACACCGCGCCGGTGCTGCAAAAGCTTGCGCATGAGAAAGCCATCGACATGCCGATCGTCGATGCGGTGGTCGCGCTGCTCGACGGGGCGCCCGCGCAAGATGTTGTCACCGACCTGCTCGCCCGCCCGCTCACCACCGAAAGACGCCCCGCTTGA